Proteins from a genomic interval of Zonotrichia albicollis isolate bZonAlb1 chromosome 27, bZonAlb1.hap1, whole genome shotgun sequence:
- the LOC141725206 gene encoding uncharacterized protein LOC141725206, with protein sequence MSSRSRGKLYRIKGLLCRSKGMLSREGNELPERRNALLEQEDALPEKGDELPEKGGCSAGATRTAGDAVPEQGDALPREKCAPGAGEALPEHGEALPEQGMLSREGNALLEQGEALPEHGEALPEHGEALPEQGKLCRSRGCSAGAGDALPRGKCAAGAGDALPEQGTLSREGNALPEQGMLCRQRAVLSRMRSRPFSEQPGKRGMLSRQCRMRSQSRGDALSGWPGQQRDAVPGWGWNALPA encoded by the exons ATGAGCTCCCGGAGCAGGGGGAAGCTCTACCGGATCAAGGGGTTGCTGTGCCGGAGCAAGGGGATGCTCTCTCGAGAGGGAAATGAGCTCCCGGAGCGGCGGAATGCgctcctggagcaggaggatgCTCTGCCGGAGAAGGGGGATGAGCTCCCGGAGAAGGGGGGATGCTCTGCCGGAGCGACCCGGacagctggggatgctgtgccgGAGCAAGGAGATGCTCTCCCGAGGGAAAAATGTGCTCCCGGAGCAGGGGAAGCTCTGCCGGAGCACGGGGAAGCTCTGCCGGAGCAGGGGATGCTCTCCCGAGAGGGAAATGCGCTCCTGGAGCAAGGGGAAGCTCTGCCGGAGCACGGGGAAGCTCTGCCGGAGCACGGGGAAGCTCTGCCGGAGCAGGGGAAGCTCTGCCGGAGCAGGGGATGCTCTGCCGGAGCAGGGGATGCTCTCCCGAGAGGGAAATGCGCTGCCGGAGCAGGGGATGCTCTGCCGGAGCAGGGGACGCTCTCCCGAGAGGGAAATGCGCTGCCGGAGCAGGGGATGCTCTGCCGGCAGCGGGCAGTGCTCTCCCGGATGCGCTCCCGGCCCTTCTCGGAGCAGCCAGGGAAGCGGGGAATGCTCTCTCGGCAGTGCAGGATGCGCTCCCAGAGCCGGGGGGATGCGCTGTCAGGGTGGCCGGGGCAGCAGCGCGATGCTGTCCCGGGCTGGGGAT GGAATGCTCTCCCGGCATAG